The following coding sequences are from one Capsicum annuum cultivar UCD-10X-F1 chromosome 3, UCD10Xv1.1, whole genome shotgun sequence window:
- the LOC107862786 gene encoding protein sym-1 isoform X2, whose protein sequence is MASTATILSRNSLSSLRLPGFPRLPVSQLHTRTRIQPNPPHTTRPGLPSSSSSSSSSSSAISSLTHGLKSLHLSNIETTRFVSSSSNFQMLAVSGDGGGGYGGGSGDGNSSGGGGGSDSNSDGGGRNWYLSLLEKYPVWTKAITSALLTLFGDLICQLWIDQVASVDVKRTFLFTFLGFALVGPTLHFWYLYLSRLITTPGVTGTLMRLVLDQFLFAPIFVGVFLSSLVTLEGRPSQVIPKLQQEWFSSVLANWQLWIPFQFINFRFVPQQFQVLAANFIALVWNVILSYKAHKEVIVK, encoded by the exons aTGGCTTCAACCGCCACAATTCTCAGCCGCAATTCTCTCTCATCCTTACGCTTACCGGGGTTTCCCCGTTTACCCGTTTCACAGCTCCATACCCGAACCCGAATTCAACCAAATCCACCTCATACAACCCGACCCGGACtcccctcttcttcttcttcttcttcttcttcttcttctgctatCAGTTCTTTAACTCATGGATTGAAAAGTTTGCATCTTTCGAATATTGAAACTACAAGGTTCGTTTCTAGTAGCAGTAATTTTCAGATGTTAGCGGTTTCCGGCGACGGAGGTGGTGGTTATGGAGGTGGTTCTGGTGATGGAAACTCAAGTGGTGGCGGCGGTGGCAGTGACAGTAACAGTGATGGTGGTGGGAGAAACTG GTACTTGTCTCTTCTTGAGAAGTATCCTGTATGGACAAAAGCAATTACATCTGCACTGTTGACACTTTTTGGAGATCTAATCTGTCAG CTGTGGATTGACCAAGTAGCATCTGTGGATGTAAAGAGGACGTTTCTATTCACATTCTTGGGCTTTGCTTTGGTGGGTCCAACTTTGCACTTTTG GTACCTCTACCTGAGTAGATTGATCACAACTCCAGGGGTCACTGGTACTCTCATGCGCCTTGTACTAGATCAG TTCCTTTTTGCTCCAATTTTTGTTGGGGTTTTCTTATCCTCTTTGGTAACGCTTGAGGGAAGGCCATCACAAGTGATTCCAAAGCTTCAACAG GAGTGGTTCTCATCTGTCCTTGCAAATTGGCAACTTTGGATACCTTTTCAATTTATCAACTTTCGGTTTGTACCTCAGCAGTTTCAG GTCCTTGCTGCTAACTTCATTGCTTTAGTGTGGAATG
- the LOC107862787 gene encoding nudix hydrolase 20, chloroplastic isoform X2 produces the protein MSCNYLYRSFSQSLPHFISSSYYTPIAPSIASLKSLFYPSRRRQLHTFAISAGNRFTWDDVFLVPESPHNDPSALSAFFDKIKLCNRDLEKQCEFMPFVIEDQIIGYIHHGFADFLKPFDNVFIFPQDNTFGSHLGCHCTLHPNLSTPNDRTKAVANVIMSLGELIPGIRNELYPVSSAFGEPIFFSLERAAAPYFGIKAYGVQMNGYLEKDEQKFLWIGKRSEQKSTYPGMLDQLAAGGLPHDISCGENLIKECEEEAGIPRSISLKAIPVGAVSYTDIEGYRMKRDVLFCYDLKLPDGFIPHNEDGEVESFQLVPVTQVANIIRKTSFFKANCNLVIIDFLIRHGHIRPEEFGYLRLLQSLRSGYFS, from the exons ATGAGTTGCAATTACTTGTATCGCTCCTTTTCGCAGAGTCTCCCTcacttcatttcttcttcttattatacCCCAATTGCTCCTTCCATTGCCagtcttaaatctttattttaccCTTCCCGGCGGCGGCAATTGCATACATTTGCCATTTCAGCCGGCAATAGGTTCACCTGGGACGACGTTTTTCTAGTACCTGAATCTCCTCATAATGACCCTTCAGCCCTCTCGGCTTTTTTCGATAAAATCAAGCTCTGTAATCGCGATTTG GAGAAGCAATGTGAGTTCATGCCTTTCGTCATTGAGGACCAAATAATCGGCTACATTCACCATGg GTTTGCTGATTTTCTGAAGCCATTTGACAATGTATTCATTTTCCCACAAGATAATACCTTTGGTAGTCATCTTGGATGTCATTGCACTTTACATCCAAACCTGAGTACACCCAATGATCGAACTAAAGCTGTAGCCAATGTCATTATGTCTTTGGGCGAACTAATCCCCGGCATAAGAAATGAG TTATATCCAGTTTCTTCAGCTTTCGGGGAACCAATATTTTTCTCACTTGAACGGGCTGCTGCACCATACTTTGGGATAAAG GCTTATGGAGTTCAGATGAATGGCTATCTTGAAAAAGATGAACAGAAATTTCTATGGATAGGAAAGAGAAGCGAACAAAAATCTACCTATCCTGGAATGCTGGATCAATTAGCCGCTGGGGGATTG CCACATGATATTTCTTGTGGAGAAAATCTTATTAAGGAATGTGAAGAGGAGGCAGGGATACCAAGATCTATTTCTCTTAA AGCTATACCAGTTGGAGCTGTGTCCTACACTGACATAGAAGGGtataggatgaagagagatgtccTCTTTTGTTATGATCTTAAGCTTCCTGATGGCTTCATTCCTCATAATGAGG ATGGGGAGGTAGAAAGCTTTCAATTGGTCCCAGTCACACAAGTAGCAAATATCATCCGAAAAACATCATTCTTCAAAGCAAACTGCAATCTTGTCATTATTGATTTCCTTATCCGGCATGG GCACATCAGACCAGAAGAGTTTGGGTACCTAAGGCTACTGCAGAGTTTGAGAAGTGGGTATTTCTCCTAA
- the LOC107862786 gene encoding protein sym-1 isoform X1 yields the protein MASTATILSRNSLSSLRLPGFPRLPVSQLHTRTRIQPNPPHTTRPGLPSSSSSSSSSSSAISSLTHGLKSLHLSNIETTRFVSSSSNFQMLAVSGDGGGGYGGGSGDGNSSGGGGGSDSNSDGGGRNWSVLAWYLSLLEKYPVWTKAITSALLTLFGDLICQLWIDQVASVDVKRTFLFTFLGFALVGPTLHFWYLYLSRLITTPGVTGTLMRLVLDQFLFAPIFVGVFLSSLVTLEGRPSQVIPKLQQEWFSSVLANWQLWIPFQFINFRFVPQQFQVLAANFIALVWNVILSYKAHKEVIVK from the exons aTGGCTTCAACCGCCACAATTCTCAGCCGCAATTCTCTCTCATCCTTACGCTTACCGGGGTTTCCCCGTTTACCCGTTTCACAGCTCCATACCCGAACCCGAATTCAACCAAATCCACCTCATACAACCCGACCCGGACtcccctcttcttcttcttcttcttcttcttcttcttctgctatCAGTTCTTTAACTCATGGATTGAAAAGTTTGCATCTTTCGAATATTGAAACTACAAGGTTCGTTTCTAGTAGCAGTAATTTTCAGATGTTAGCGGTTTCCGGCGACGGAGGTGGTGGTTATGGAGGTGGTTCTGGTGATGGAAACTCAAGTGGTGGCGGCGGTGGCAGTGACAGTAACAGTGATGGTGGTGGGAGAAACTGGTCAGTGCTTGCCTG GTACTTGTCTCTTCTTGAGAAGTATCCTGTATGGACAAAAGCAATTACATCTGCACTGTTGACACTTTTTGGAGATCTAATCTGTCAG CTGTGGATTGACCAAGTAGCATCTGTGGATGTAAAGAGGACGTTTCTATTCACATTCTTGGGCTTTGCTTTGGTGGGTCCAACTTTGCACTTTTG GTACCTCTACCTGAGTAGATTGATCACAACTCCAGGGGTCACTGGTACTCTCATGCGCCTTGTACTAGATCAG TTCCTTTTTGCTCCAATTTTTGTTGGGGTTTTCTTATCCTCTTTGGTAACGCTTGAGGGAAGGCCATCACAAGTGATTCCAAAGCTTCAACAG GAGTGGTTCTCATCTGTCCTTGCAAATTGGCAACTTTGGATACCTTTTCAATTTATCAACTTTCGGTTTGTACCTCAGCAGTTTCAG GTCCTTGCTGCTAACTTCATTGCTTTAGTGTGGAATG
- the LOC107862787 gene encoding nudix hydrolase 20, chloroplastic isoform X1: MSCNYLYRSFSQSLPHFISSSYYTPIAPSIASLKSLFYPSRRRQLHTFAISAGNRFTWDDVFLVPESPHNDPSALSAFFDKIKLCNRDLEKQCEFMPFVIEDQIIGYIHHGFADFLKPFDNVFIFPQDNTFGSHLGCHCTLHPNLSTPNDRTKAVANVIMSLGELIPGIRNELYPVSSAFGEPIFFSLERAAAPYFGIKIFMVVSDGGFWQLSFLFCLEHRDKAYGVQMNGYLEKDEQKFLWIGKRSEQKSTYPGMLDQLAAGGLPHDISCGENLIKECEEEAGIPRSISLKAIPVGAVSYTDIEGYRMKRDVLFCYDLKLPDGFIPHNEDGEVESFQLVPVTQVANIIRKTSFFKANCNLVIIDFLIRHGHIRPEEFGYLRLLQSLRSGYFS; this comes from the exons ATGAGTTGCAATTACTTGTATCGCTCCTTTTCGCAGAGTCTCCCTcacttcatttcttcttcttattatacCCCAATTGCTCCTTCCATTGCCagtcttaaatctttattttaccCTTCCCGGCGGCGGCAATTGCATACATTTGCCATTTCAGCCGGCAATAGGTTCACCTGGGACGACGTTTTTCTAGTACCTGAATCTCCTCATAATGACCCTTCAGCCCTCTCGGCTTTTTTCGATAAAATCAAGCTCTGTAATCGCGATTTG GAGAAGCAATGTGAGTTCATGCCTTTCGTCATTGAGGACCAAATAATCGGCTACATTCACCATGg GTTTGCTGATTTTCTGAAGCCATTTGACAATGTATTCATTTTCCCACAAGATAATACCTTTGGTAGTCATCTTGGATGTCATTGCACTTTACATCCAAACCTGAGTACACCCAATGATCGAACTAAAGCTGTAGCCAATGTCATTATGTCTTTGGGCGAACTAATCCCCGGCATAAGAAATGAG TTATATCCAGTTTCTTCAGCTTTCGGGGAACCAATATTTTTCTCACTTGAACGGGCTGCTGCACCATACTTTGGGATAAAG atctTCATGGTGGTAAGTGATGGAGGTTTCTGGcagttatcatttttattttgtctggAACATCGAGATAAG GCTTATGGAGTTCAGATGAATGGCTATCTTGAAAAAGATGAACAGAAATTTCTATGGATAGGAAAGAGAAGCGAACAAAAATCTACCTATCCTGGAATGCTGGATCAATTAGCCGCTGGGGGATTG CCACATGATATTTCTTGTGGAGAAAATCTTATTAAGGAATGTGAAGAGGAGGCAGGGATACCAAGATCTATTTCTCTTAA AGCTATACCAGTTGGAGCTGTGTCCTACACTGACATAGAAGGGtataggatgaagagagatgtccTCTTTTGTTATGATCTTAAGCTTCCTGATGGCTTCATTCCTCATAATGAGG ATGGGGAGGTAGAAAGCTTTCAATTGGTCCCAGTCACACAAGTAGCAAATATCATCCGAAAAACATCATTCTTCAAAGCAAACTGCAATCTTGTCATTATTGATTTCCTTATCCGGCATGG GCACATCAGACCAGAAGAGTTTGGGTACCTAAGGCTACTGCAGAGTTTGAGAAGTGGGTATTTCTCCTAA